The Pirellulales bacterium DNA window GCAGTCAAGATGTGGCGCTGCAGCGCACGCGCCGGTCGATCAACGAGCGGCTGCATCTGCGCCTGTGGTTGACGCCGCTAGTGTTCGACGGCAAGCCGGTCTGGGTCGGGCAGGTGAGCCGCGATATCGGCATTCGTTTCACACATAAGACCTGGAACCTCACCACGCATCGGATCGATCCCGACACGGACGAGTCGCGCGATTACGTGATTGAAGACCTGTTCCAGGCAGAGCGAATCGAAGCCGCCGGATATGTCGACGGAGTGGGGGCCTGCGACAGCTTGGCCCCTCGTCACAATCTCACCGGCGACCATTACTACACCGATGGCAAGCGCGCGGTGATCATGCTGTCGCCCACGCGTACGAACCCGCGCTTTGTAGCGCTCAGTTAAGAGGCGCCTCAAAGCGATCCGCACGTTGGGCAAGCGGAGCTGCCTGTCTCCGCCAGCGCCGATCGACAAGCTTATTTCGCGGCGGCCGGTGTCGCTCGTGAATTCGCGCGGAGCTTTTCGATCAGAAAGGCCACCACTTTATCGGCCTGCTCTTCTCGATCCCCTTGTTCCTTATCGCTCAGAATCAGCAAGCACTCGACGCCGGACTGTTTGCAGCGATCCGCCAGCGCAATCGAATGCTTGGGATGGTGTACATAGAGACCGCGGTCCTGATAATCTCCGCTGGGCATCGAGCAGGCCACGGCTACCGGCGGGTCATCGGCCGAGATCAACCCAATCATGCTGCAATCTTTCATGATCTTGTCCGCCTCGGCTGTGCCGGCTTCTGCCGCCGAGGCAAAGTTATAGAATTGCAGCCGCTCTGACTCGGGCCGCTGGAAGGGCGACGGACCGAGCACCGCCGCCCAGTCGCGCAGATCGTACGACACCTGACCGTTCAACGAGCCTGCCGCCGCGAGCCGTGTCGACTGCCGCAGCACCGGATCGCTCGACTGTGGGTCGGCCAGGTCATCGTGGAAGGCAAGCCATAGACTGGTCCCCGCGCCGGCTGATCCGCCGTAACAAGCAATCCGCGCCGGATCGATGTTCCAATCCGTGGCCCGACTGCGAATGTACTGAATCGCTCGCGCGGCGTCGCGCAGAATATCCTGAATCGGGGCATGCTCGCGGAAACGATAATTGATCGACGCGAACGACACGCCCGCGTCCAGGCATTGCCGGATTACGGCGCGACCGCGGACCTGCGACTTGTCGCCATTGATGAATCCACCGCCGTGAATAAATACCACGAGCGGCGTGGGCTTGTCCGATTTGGCTTTCCACAGATCAAGCACGTTTCGCTCGTGCGGTCCATAGGCGGCGTTTTCAACATCCGGCGCCGGTTTCTTCGGCTCGGCGGCGACCGCGGACCAGCCCGAATGCAACAGGACCAAGCACAAAGAAAACGCCCGGACAACCTGGCCAGACAACGAACAAGGGTTATTCATGGTGGCGCTCCGCTAGTGCCTCGATAATCAGAAATGCGATGTTGCTTGATGAAACACCGACCGGTTCCGGACGGGTCGGAACTTCGGCCCACTTTAAGCGACGCGGTAGAGTCGCGGTCGGCTGAGTTTCACCGAATTCAGTATCATCTCAGCGGCAAATACGATCCATCCAGCGGGAAAGCGCAAAACCCCTCGTCCCGCAGACAGTCCACAAAGCTCTCCGGCCCGTGCGTGCAATACACAACGCGCGGCGCCACGCGGGCCACGGCCGATAACAGATCGTCGTAGTCGGCATGGTCCGAAAGCGGTATGGCGTGGTCCACCCCCAGCCGACGGGCCGAGTTCGTGGCCCAGCCGGTCACGGCGAACGTCACCGGCGCGGGTATCCGCCCCAGATCCGCGGGGCTATGGCGGCGCGGCGGCACGATCACCGCGTAACCATCGCGCGGTTTGCCGCGATACAGCTCGAATTCCCCCAAATCCACGCCGCAGGCAACATAAACAAGACTGATCTCGTGAATGTCTCGATGCTGCAGCACGCCGATGCCGGCCGCCGTCAGCAGCGCCGTTACTTCCTGCGACTTGCCGAGCGTGTAGGCCTGGACGACCGGGGTCATGCCACGAGCCAGAACGCCGCGCACCAGGTCGATCAATTGGCCCACAGCCTCGTCCCGCGGTATGTGGCGATTCTCGGGCGTGCCGTAAGTACTTTCGATCACCAGGATATCGGCCGACGGCAATTCGGCTCGCTCGGCCGTGGCCGATTCGGCCAGCTTGAAATCTCCGGTATAGAGCAGCGTCTGCTCGCCGTCGTCGGCCAGCAGCATGGCTGAGCCCAGACAATGCCCGGCCGGATATGTCGTCAGCCGCAGCCCGCCCCAGTCGAGCGTCTGGCGATACGGCATCTCGACCACGGGCCGTCGCCCCATGCGAGCATGATAAAGCCGCGCCGTTTGCGGGGTGCACAGCGCCAGCTCGTGCCGAGCCATGTGATCTTGATGCGCGTGCGAGATAAAACCGCGCGGCTGCCGCCGGCGAAAGTCGACCGCCAGATCGGCCCTGGTCAACTTCAAGCCGCGATCATAATGAAACATCGCGCCGCCTTACGTTGCATTCGTCGGGCGAGAGCATTCCGCGCGCCCCAGCGAGCCCCGCTGCCGCCAGCCGGCACGCACCAAACCTCAATGGCGTCACCTCGGGTATCGGATGACGCCGCTGCTACCGACTTGGACTAATGCCGCACCGGAGGCGCCAATTTGCCGGCCACCGACAGTCCGGCACCTCTCCAAACGCGATCGAGCGATTCGCCCACGCGCTTCACGGCCGCTTCGCGGCGCATGCCCTTTAGTTGCTCGGGATGGGGAGCGGGCGTTACGGGTCCGTCAAATCCCATTTCCGCAAGTGTCACCAAGGCGGCCGCCGAATCGATGGCGCCACCGTCGCCGGGCAGCATGCGCTGATTCGACTTGAGATCGGCCGGCGCAACGTCTGACGGCGCATCGGCGAGACGCACGGCCACCAACCGTTCGCCCCCCAACTTGCGCACGGCGTCGAGCGCGCCTCCCGTGACGTGCAAGTCCCACAAATCGACAATCATGCCGACATTTTTTGCCGGCACGCCCATCAATAGCATGAGCAGCGCGTCGAGCGAATGAATGAACTCGAAAGCCTTCCCCACGCGCGCCTCGGCCGCAGCCGTAAACCCTACGCCCAGGCGAATGCCGTGAACCTCGAGAGCTTTGGCCAACTCGGTGAGTCGTTTGCGGCCCGTTTCGAAATTTTGATGGAAAGGGGCCTCGTCACTGGCTGGTTCGATCCAGGTTAGCGCACGGCGAAATCCCCCTTCGGCAGCCCCCGGCGCCCAGGTGGGCAACAGTGCCATGTCCTCGCGGAACGTGGTCTCGTCCGCCTGCCAACGCGTGGGCAACGTAAAGCCGCCGATCTGCAACTTGGCGCTATCGAGCAACCGCTTCGCGTGGGCCAGGCCGTGCGATTTGACTTGATCGGCAAACTCTACAAAGTCGAGATCGAGACCGCGAAATCCAAACGACAACGCCAGCTCGATCAATTCACTCTGACGCCCCGATATGGCCAAGGCCTGGGGGCTCAGATTCTTGAACATCCGCACTCCTCCGCTGCTCTACTGCCGGGTTCACTTCAGCTGGGTCCACGGCCGTCGGCACAACTGCCGTCGGCGCCACTACTGGTGGTTTAGCTGCTGATGGGGCAACTGCTGCCCGAATTGTCACGTTCCTGAACGTGCCACACGCATTATGGCAAATCGGCACAGCTCTTCAACCGCAACTGCGCGTGCCAGCACCAGGCAGCATGGTCGCGGATTCTCCCAGATCCACAACCGGCTAACGCTCTGTCCCCCATGAACAACAAAGATCGCCGAGCCCTTGACAAGTTGCGAGCAAGGGAACGTTCGTAGGGCCTGTTAACCGCGCTGCTGGCCACGACCCTCTCAGTCCGCCCGCGCACGATCCGCAGGCAAGAGGAACGACGCAATCCTAAAACGTGGCTGCCGGCTGGCGTGGTCATCATGCTTTGCGCCGTGATGCATTGCCAGCAACGGCAGATTGATGACATGACTGTGTTGGTCAACGTAGCTGAGGCGGCTGCAATTGACCGGATAGGCAGCAATGCACGCGAGACGTTCAGGAACGTCGCCTAGAAGCTAGGCAGTTGATCGGAGACGACCCCAGGTCACCGGACTACGGTTACCTGGGGTCGCTGTGTTTGCGGGTCGGAATTACGCGTCCATTGTACGCGGCCGGAACGCACCGATAGACAGGACTATCGACTATAGGTGCGCTCTACAGCGCGCGACACCCAACGGCCTTGATTTACTACTACCCACGCTCCCTTCTTTCTTTGCAGTATCAGATAGGTCCCGCCACCATCCAACGGACCACGCACTTCACCTAGTTCAACTTCCACGTCGCCATTCTTGGCTTCCTCGATTCCGAGCATTTCCTCGCTAATGTTGTTCTTCTTGCAGTAATCCTTGACTACGCGCCAGATTTCGCGAACCTCCTCGGCAGAGAGCTTGCCCATTACCTCGAAAGGTGGCCTTTCGGGTCGAATTGTCTCTGGAAATAAAGCAGTGACCCGTTCATTGTTTTCGGTGCGACCAAGATAATCGATAGGCAAAATCAATTGCGCTACGGATATGTCGCCCATCAGCCTTCGCCAAATGGGAATCGACGGTGGGAATGCCACGTAATCCGCAACGTCTTCGGCAAGCCAAACCCCGCCTCCAAGGCCGGCGACTTCGTCGATTGCTGCGCGGCGCTGCCTGACATAGCTCAGCTCCCACGCGAGCCACAGTGCAATCACCGTTCCCACACCAAGCATCGTCCCCAATGAAAACTGATACCAGCGGCGGCCGGTCCTACTGTCAGTAGACATGCGACCTATTGTACCGCTGACCGGCACACCGATTCCAGCGACTTAGACGAACGATACCGGGTCGCCTCGGGCCGTTGTGTCTTTGATCTTTGATCCGATCATTTCAAATCGGCCGGTGTTACTTGCCGACCTCTGCCTTCTCCCGCGCAATTTGAGCTTCCAACTCGAAGGCCTGGGCGCGCAGCACAGCAACAGGCGTACCTCGCGCGCCCTCTTGATGTGCCTTGGCTATCGCCTGCGATTGGCGAGCATTATCTATCGCGGCGTCACACGCCCTTATTCGCTCCTCTGGCGTGGTGGCGTATTCGAGCCGCGCGGCAAATAGCTCGCGGTCGGCGGAGAGAACGTCCGTATACTCTATACGCGCATTTTGATAGAGCTTCCTTGCGACATCGCACACCAGTCCTAAGACTTCCAACCGCTTCTCTTGAAGGTTCTTGATATTGGGGTTGATCTTCTCCGCTTCCTGTGACGAGACGCAATTGCAACATACGAACAGCACTCCCACGCTGATCGCCACCATACAAACCGCAAACTTAGGGGTCGGGCGCATTATTTCGATCTCCGATTACAAGATGTCACCGGGGCATCGCTGCCACGCTTCGACGAGTTTAGTGATCCGTGGCGCCAAAACCAAACGAAAACGACCCCGGCAGTCCTGACTGTAGGCTGCTCGTGTCTCGCACATCGCAAGCGCCCGGTCAGCTGTTGTCGTACTCGGTTATGACCGATGTACTTGGACGACGTGGGTTTACAAGCCGGCTAGCCATGATGCAAAAATGCACCGTCCGCCGTGATGACTTGGCTATACGTCCATCATAATCCGTCACGTGAGCTATATTTGACGACCGCTCGCCGCGGCCTTGCCAGGCGACCTGAATGATTCGCCGCCGAGGTAGTACGCGGTAGCCTTACCAACTTGTCGTCCATTCAACTGTCATTAGCAGGCCAGGCACATGGAATACTTGCGCATTATCATTCTCGGCGTGGTGCAAGGCATCACCGAGTTTTTGCCCATCAGTTCAGACGGTCACCTGGTCGTGGCTGACAAACTGGTCGAGGCCTTCTCGACCGTGCCCCTCACTGAACAGAACATTGTCGTCACGATCATTCTGCACCTGGGGACGCTGGCGGCGATCTTGATCGTCTATTGGCGACATGTCCTGGGTCTGCTGACAAACAATCGGCGCGTGATCGGCCTGCTCATCGTCGGTACGATTCCGGCCGCCATTGTCGGACTGTTGCTGGACAAGTACCTGGAAGATTACATGATCAATCCGTTACTCACCGGATTGCTGCTGCCGCTGAATGGACTGATCCTGTTGTTCATCGATCGCAAAAAGCCCGGCGAAGAATCGTATGAAACCTTGACCTATCGGCAGGCCATTTTTATCGGTTGCTGCCAGGCCTTTGCACCGCTGCCCGGCATCTCGCGCAGCGGCACCACGATTGCCGGCGGATTGGCTGCCGGACTGCGGCGCGAGGCGGCCGCCACGTTCTCGTTCTTGCTGGCGATACCTGCCATCTCGGGGGCCGGCGTGCTGGGCATCATCAAACTCGTCACCAAAGGGACCGACAACTTGCCCTCTGCGGGCGTGCTGATCTTGGGGGCCGTCATCTCGTTCGCCGTTGGCCTCGTTTCGTTGCGGCTCTTGCTGCGACTGCTCCGCGAGGGCTTGCTCGATCCGTTCGCCTACTGGTGCATCGCCTTGGGTATCGGCGTGGTCATCTGGCAACTGATGGGTTGAAGCGCGCCAAAGCGATCCCGCTGGAACGGCCGCCCGACCCTCGCGCTGTTCCGCACACGCTTCTGGTGTCGAGGCCTATTGCCGAGCAGCGCGTGTTACGCGACGCGCCGCCTGATGCGGAGAACTTGATCCGCAGAACGCGCTGATTACGCAGATAATAAAAAAGACAAAGTTGTCTCGACGGAACTCGGTAAGGCCATTGCAGCGCGCTCATTCTCAACGCGCTCTATGCTGCGAGATTTGCGAAATGCGCCCGCAATACGGGTGTCGATCGACACGCCTTACCGGTTACTTTGGCGGCGCTTGCGCGTACAGGGCTTCTAGTCGCGTCATCATTTCTTCGGGCGACACATCTTCGACGTGGCTCATCACGGTCCAGTGGTAGCCCCACGGATCGGTGACCGTACCGCTGCGATCGCCGTAGAACTGATCCTGCAAGGGACGTTTGACCGTCGCGCCGGCCTGCACCGCGCGCTCGAACGCCGCGTCCGCGTCTTCGACATACAGGCAAAAGCCGACCGTGTTTCCCTTCAGAGTTTGGGGCGAGCGGGCCAGCCCCATGTCCGATTCATCGGCCAGCATGACGATCGAGTCTCCGATGACGATCTCGGCATGCCCTACCCCCTTTCCGCCCGGCCCTGGCAATCGATAGCGCTCGCTGGCTCCCAGCGCGCGCTTGTAGAAATCGATAGCTTGTGCCGCATCAGGCAATGCCAAGTAAATGTTCACCGTATGAAAACCATCGGGAATCGCCTTCAGCGGTGTGGTCATTGTTAGGTCCTCGTGAGCAAGAGACAGATATTCGGTGAGCGGCGCCCGTGGTATATCCGACCATCACCACGCACGCAACGGCTGGTTGCCAGGCAATTGTCGAAATCAAAAATGAGAGCAGAAAAGGGACACCTGGCCCCGCCGATGGTGTGACCTTTATGCGCGCCGGCGACACTTTGTCGACTCAACCGGCGGCCGTCGGCTCTTGCACCGCGGTCTGTTCTTCTGCGGGCGTCGGGCCAACCAGTCGACCATAGCGACGCAGCGTGGGAGCGAAAACGTACAACAAGGAAACGACCAACACCGTGCCGATACCTCCGCTCACTACAGAAAACGCCGCGCCGAAGGCCATGTCGCCACTTAGCCTGGCTGCGAGATCGGCCACGGCGCCGGACTCGAACGCGCCCAACTCGTTCGAGGCGCCGATGAACATGCCGTTGATGGCCGACACGCGGCCACGCATGGCATCAGGCGTTAAAAGCTGCACGAGCGTATGGCGAATCACGACGCTGATCGTGTCGAGCGCCCCGGCGACAAACAGCATGGCCAGCGACAAGGGAAACCATTTAGAGACGCCGAACACGATCGTGGCCACACCGAACCCCGCTACCGACCATAGCATCGTGCTGCCAGCGCGCTCCATCGGCGGCCGGTGCGCCATCACGATCGTCATCAGCACGGCGCCCAACGCCGGCGCTGCTTCCATCCAACCGAGACCGATCGGACCGACGTTCAACATTTTGTCCGACGCATAAATGGGCAATAGCGCGGCCGCCCCCCCTAGCAATACCGCAAACAGATCGAGCGACAGGGCGCCTAGCATCACCTTTTGCGACCAGACGAATTTTGCCCCGGCGGCCAACGATTGCGCCGTCAGCCCCTCGCTGGTGGGTGTGACGGGCCGCGAACGAATGGTCGAAAGCATGCCAAAGAACACGGCTGCCAACACCGCGTAGCACAGGTACACGGCCGCGGGGCCTGCGTCGCTGATATTGGTCGCGCCCGTACGCTCGGCCAGCTTGGCAAAGGCCGCGATCGTTAGCCCCCCAAGCGCCGGCCCCATGACAAATGCCAATTGAAAAGCTCCGGTGCTCCAAGTGATGGCATTGGGAAATCGATCGCGCGAGACGATCTGTGGCAGAAACGCCGCCCGCGCCGGCTGCGAGAATCCCCGGGCGACGCCGGTAATCATGACCAACAAATAGATGGCCCACACTTCGGAGCCGCGCAGCGAGACAAATGCTAATCCCAGCGAGGCCAGCGCCGTGCAAGCCAGACTCGTCAAAATTATCAGCCGTCGGTCGTAGCGATCTGCCACATGGCCAGCGATCAACGCCAGCGCCAATACGGGCACGATCTGCACCAGGCCGATCAAGCCCAACGCAAGCGGCCATTCGGTCCGTTTAAAGATCTCGTAGCCGACCGCTACGGACTGCATCTTGAAGCCCAGCACCCACAGAAAGTTGCCGGACAGAAACAGTCTGAAGTCGCGCTCGCGCAGCGCCGCGTACGGGTCACGCTCGATCGCCAGAGGGCCGTCGGCATTGGATGTCGGATCGGTCATGATTCCCAGGGATCCGCATCGCCGCGGGCGGCGGGAGCCAGCATTTCTACCATCAATTCCCTGTCCTCAGATCGCAGTCATCAGCTTCCCGTCCTCAGCGTGGTCCCAACCCTGCCGGTCGCCGCTCATGGACGGTGCTTGATCCTAGGCAGGCAAGCCCCGCTAGACCAGAGCACCCGGTGAGGGGCAAGGTTCGGACGGGAATTGGACAGCCACAAGAATGCGACAAGTCGCGTGGCGACGTCCCCGTGCAGAAGCGTCAGGCAAGTCTCAACTTCTCGTGATGCCGAAACACGCGTCAGTGCGTCAGGGAGTAGCAGACAATTCTCCGCCGGCGATGGTCGCCATAGCAGCCAGCAATTGCATATTGACTTGGGGCGCAATCAACCTCACCGATCCGTCGCAAAGCAGAAAATTAACTCCGCCGAGATGAAAGCTGCCCCAGCCGCGTCGACATGGCATCGAACCGCCAGTGTCAGCGATGGCGGAGCAAAGGTCGTAGTCGCCCGACATGATTCGCGACTGCGGAGTGACTGCCGACAGACTGTAATGAGCATAGGCGTAAGCCCAGAACGTGCGAAATGACACGTTTGTGCTCTTGGCATATTCGCCGACCAGCAGCGTATTCGACAGGCCATCCGTCACGTCACGATAATTCTCCGTCGTGTATTTAAGGACGCCGATCGTATGAATGGCGCCTCGATTGGTCCGTACGTAGGTGCCCAGTTGCGCCGAATCGAGAAAGCTAATCCCGTCGCTGGCGCCACTCACGGCGCGATAAGAGCCCGGCCGATAGCTCAAGTTCAGCGCGCCGGCGCATGCTGGTCCGGAAGCCGGCACGCTCAACTCATCGGTGCCAATATCCGAGGGACAAACGTACGTCGGAACGATGGCTTCACGAACGGCACGGTTCTGGCTCGCTTCGTTGAAGTCGTCGAAATCATACGCCGAAAACAAACCGTCCTGTTCGAGGAAGTTGAGGATCGAAAGGCACCAATTGGCGCCGTCGTCGGAAGGCCATCCCGTTCCGCCGGACTGCCCATCGCCATAGCAAATCCCCGCCGTTTTGGTGACATTGCCCGGCGGAAAAGACCCGTAGGCGTCATGATACGCGGCGATCGCCAAGCCTAGCTGCTTGAGATTGTTTGCGCAACTCGACCCGCGCGCGGATTCGCGCGCCGCCTGAACCGCGGGCAATAACAGCGCAACGAGCAGCCCGACAATCGCTATTACAACGAGCACCTCGACCAGGGTCAGCCCGCGCTCAACACGCATAATGTCTCCGCCGGTAGGGCATCTGAGGATTGGTCGGACCCTTTTTATGGCAAATTACGCGCCGCGAGAGTCATGGCATCGCCCCCGTCTGCGTGCCAAGAAGGCGGCTGCAATGCCCGCCGTCACCAAGACGAATGTTGCTGGCTCAGGCACCGTCGTCGCGCTACCTCCGCCTGACGTTTGCAACCAATGGCCGGCGACGATATTGATATCGAGCCCATTGACGATCCCGTCATTATTGACGTCGCCGATGATCGAGCTGCCGGTCTGCAACCAATGGCCGCTGATGGCATTGATATCCAGACCGTTGACAATGCCATCACCCGTCGCGTCCCCTACCGGTAGCACGAGCGTCTGCACATCGGTGGGTTTGGTGACAAAAAGTTCGTAATTGCCGGTATACGGGCCACTCGAGGGGGACTCTTGGTCGAAGATCCCAGTAGCGTTGAACCAACCGGTCGGCGCATTGGCAGGCGTAAACTGAGAATTCGTGCCAAGCTCAAGAACTAGCTGACGTCCGGCCGCATCTTGTATCGTGACAAAACCGTTGGCGACCCAGTTTGCGGACTGATTGGGCGCCAAATGGACGTCGCCAAGATTAACCAGATCACCTTGGTAGTGTTCGCCCCCCGACTGTTGGGTTGGATCAAACAGCACGGCATTTGTCGCATTGTCCCAAATGCTGCTCAACGTCAGCGGAATCGGCGCCGGC harbors:
- a CDS encoding MFS transporter, giving the protein MTDPTSNADGPLAIERDPYAALRERDFRLFLSGNFLWVLGFKMQSVAVGYEIFKRTEWPLALGLIGLVQIVPVLALALIAGHVADRYDRRLIILTSLACTALASLGLAFVSLRGSEVWAIYLLVMITGVARGFSQPARAAFLPQIVSRDRFPNAITWSTGAFQLAFVMGPALGGLTIAAFAKLAERTGATNISDAGPAAVYLCYAVLAAVFFGMLSTIRSRPVTPTSEGLTAQSLAAGAKFVWSQKVMLGALSLDLFAVLLGGAAALLPIYASDKMLNVGPIGLGWMEAAPALGAVLMTIVMAHRPPMERAGSTMLWSVAGFGVATIVFGVSKWFPLSLAMLFVAGALDTISVVIRHTLVQLLTPDAMRGRVSAINGMFIGASNELGAFESGAVADLAARLSGDMAFGAAFSVVSGGIGTVLVVSLLYVFAPTLRRYGRLVGPTPAEEQTAVQEPTAAG
- a CDS encoding LssY C-terminal domain-containing protein, with product SQDVALQRTRRSINERLHLRLWLTPLVFDGKPVWVGQVSRDIGIRFTHKTWNLTTHRIDPDTDESRDYVIEDLFQAERIEAAGYVDGVGACDSLAPRHNLTGDHYYTDGKRAVIMLSPTRTNPRFVALS
- a CDS encoding undecaprenyl-diphosphate phosphatase, with product MEYLRIIILGVVQGITEFLPISSDGHLVVADKLVEAFSTVPLTEQNIVVTIILHLGTLAAILIVYWRHVLGLLTNNRRVIGLLIVGTIPAAIVGLLLDKYLEDYMINPLLTGLLLPLNGLILLFIDRKKPGEESYETLTYRQAIFIGCCQAFAPLPGISRSGTTIAGGLAAGLRREAAATFSFLLAIPAISGAGVLGIIKLVTKGTDNLPSAGVLILGAVISFAVGLVSLRLLLRLLREGLLDPFAYWCIALGIGVVIWQLMG
- a CDS encoding sugar phosphate isomerase/epimerase, translating into MFKNLSPQALAISGRQSELIELALSFGFRGLDLDFVEFADQVKSHGLAHAKRLLDSAKLQIGGFTLPTRWQADETTFREDMALLPTWAPGAAEGGFRRALTWIEPASDEAPFHQNFETGRKRLTELAKALEVHGIRLGVGFTAAAEARVGKAFEFIHSLDALLMLLMGVPAKNVGMIVDLWDLHVTGGALDAVRKLGGERLVAVRLADAPSDVAPADLKSNQRMLPGDGGAIDSAAALVTLAEMGFDGPVTPAPHPEQLKGMRREAAVKRVGESLDRVWRGAGLSVAGKLAPPVRH
- a CDS encoding dockerin type I domain-containing protein, with the protein product MIRTTSTVAQSIGLLSLLASPLLAQVNTVDWDSLPDTSMKSFEAVDSAGVGTYPADGYPIKMIGVLLNNPADMLDTTPNANEIPFNLGGQWQVFVQTTLPGDSGGVALYMGQNYGNIPPALTFTPAPTPDPTQSFSNAAWQAEVNRVDVDQATGHVFQAGDLVEIDAQGGLFFGGKTNVNDEHSTSPTLDFQMRLITPAYGLPAPIPLTLSSIWDNATNAVLFDPTQQSGGEHYQGDLVNLGDVHLAPNQSANWVANGFVTIQDAAGRQLVLELGTNSQFTPANAPTGWFNATGIFDQESPSSGPYTGNYELFVTKPTDVQTLVLPVGDATGDGIVNGLDINAISGHWLQTGSSIIGDVNNDGIVNGLDINIVAGHWLQTSGGGSATTVPEPATFVLVTAGIAAAFLARRRGRCHDSRGA
- a CDS encoding DUF1559 domain-containing protein, translating into MRVERGLTLVEVLVVIAIVGLLVALLLPAVQAARESARGSSCANNLKQLGLAIAAYHDAYGSFPPGNVTKTAGICYGDGQSGGTGWPSDDGANWCLSILNFLEQDGLFSAYDFDDFNEASQNRAVREAIVPTYVCPSDIGTDELSVPASGPACAGALNLSYRPGSYRAVSGASDGISFLDSAQLGTYVRTNRGAIHTIGVLKYTTENYRDVTDGLSNTLLVGEYAKSTNVSFRTFWAYAYAHYSLSAVTPQSRIMSGDYDLCSAIADTGGSMPCRRGWGSFHLGGVNFLLCDGSVRLIAPQVNMQLLAAMATIAGGELSATP
- a CDS encoding alpha/beta hydrolase, which encodes MNNPCSLSGQVVRAFSLCLVLLHSGWSAVAAEPKKPAPDVENAAYGPHERNVLDLWKAKSDKPTPLVVFIHGGGFINGDKSQVRGRAVIRQCLDAGVSFASINYRFREHAPIQDILRDAARAIQYIRSRATDWNIDPARIACYGGSAGAGTSLWLAFHDDLADPQSSDPVLRQSTRLAAAGSLNGQVSYDLRDWAAVLGPSPFQRPESERLQFYNFASAAEAGTAEADKIMKDCSMIGLISADDPPVAVACSMPSGDYQDRGLYVHHPKHSIALADRCKQSGVECLLILSDKEQGDREEQADKVVAFLIEKLRANSRATPAAAK
- a CDS encoding MBL fold metallo-hydrolase RNA specificity domain-containing protein, which encodes MFHYDRGLKLTRADLAVDFRRRQPRGFISHAHQDHMARHELALCTPQTARLYHARMGRRPVVEMPYRQTLDWGGLRLTTYPAGHCLGSAMLLADDGEQTLLYTGDFKLAESATAERAELPSADILVIESTYGTPENRHIPRDEAVGQLIDLVRGVLARGMTPVVQAYTLGKSQEVTALLTAAGIGVLQHRDIHEISLVYVACGVDLGEFELYRGKPRDGYAVIVPPRRHSPADLGRIPAPVTFAVTGWATNSARRLGVDHAIPLSDHADYDDLLSAVARVAPRVVYCTHGPESFVDCLRDEGFCAFPLDGSYLPLR
- a CDS encoding VOC family protein, giving the protein MTTPLKAIPDGFHTVNIYLALPDAAQAIDFYKRALGASERYRLPGPGGKGVGHAEIVIGDSIVMLADESDMGLARSPQTLKGNTVGFCLYVEDADAAFERAVQAGATVKRPLQDQFYGDRSGTVTDPWGYHWTVMSHVEDVSPEEMMTRLEALYAQAPPK